A genomic stretch from Bradyrhizobium sp. 195 includes:
- a CDS encoding citryl-CoA lyase: protein MSEEELRQQAARWWRTSICDIAPGRIAYRGYPIEDLIGRISFPAMIWLMLRGDLPTPAQERLLQAALVASVDHGPHAPSIAIAQMAVSCGLPLNGAMASAINTLDDVHGGAGEQAVELYEDVLRRRDGLEIGEAAAAAIDHFTARRGKYLPGFGHRFHPVDPRAAPLLALVDGAGAEGSVSGDYAKAARAIERVMQQRKGKLIPMNIDGATAVIYGELGFAPPLARGVFCLSRAVGILAHAWEQTRRKDRNKGPMPKQFGYKYEGQPRRSLGGAS, encoded by the coding sequence ATGAGCGAAGAAGAATTGCGACAGCAAGCGGCCCGTTGGTGGCGAACCTCCATCTGCGACATCGCGCCCGGTCGCATCGCCTATCGGGGTTATCCAATCGAAGATTTGATCGGCCGGATTTCCTTTCCCGCCATGATCTGGCTGATGTTGCGCGGCGATCTGCCGACGCCAGCGCAGGAGCGGCTGCTGCAAGCTGCGCTGGTCGCGTCCGTTGACCACGGTCCGCACGCGCCCTCCATCGCAATTGCGCAGATGGCGGTGAGCTGCGGGCTGCCCCTGAACGGTGCGATGGCCTCCGCGATCAATACACTCGATGATGTGCACGGCGGAGCAGGGGAGCAGGCGGTCGAACTCTACGAAGATGTGCTGCGGAGGCGCGATGGCCTAGAGATCGGCGAGGCCGCGGCCGCCGCAATCGACCATTTCACCGCAAGGCGCGGCAAATACCTGCCCGGCTTCGGCCACCGGTTTCATCCGGTCGACCCGCGCGCGGCACCGCTATTGGCGCTGGTGGATGGCGCAGGTGCTGAGGGCAGTGTCAGCGGCGACTATGCCAAGGCCGCCCGCGCGATCGAGCGCGTGATGCAGCAGCGCAAGGGCAAACTCATCCCAATGAACATTGATGGCGCGACCGCGGTCATTTATGGCGAGCTCGGCTTCGCGCCTCCGCTGGCGCGCGGCGTCTTCTGCCTGTCGCGCGCGGTCGGAATCCTGGCCCACGCCTGGGAACAGACCAGGCGCAAGGATCGTAACAAGGGACCGATGCCCAAGCAGTTTGGCTACAAATATGAGGGCCAGCCGCGCCGCTCGCTGGGAGGCGCGTCATGA
- a CDS encoding GNAT family N-acetyltransferase, whose protein sequence is MTGVRVGAEAQGLPHGGTALRKDVPGDENAIAEAVGKLLSELGGLGPEFSLEGAKQAALRLIQDPEEGFIFVIEEQATGQIVGVAATSAVQAVRAAGAYGVLQELWISRDFRSSDHGRHLLEAVHSEAKRRGWQMIEVALPPDGYPALQRVRRFYEERGYRVGGLRARKRL, encoded by the coding sequence GTGACGGGTGTTCGTGTTGGCGCGGAAGCGCAAGGCCTGCCCCACGGGGGCACGGCTTTGCGCAAAGACGTGCCAGGAGATGAGAACGCGATCGCAGAAGCCGTCGGAAAGCTACTTTCTGAATTAGGTGGCCTCGGACCAGAGTTCAGCCTTGAAGGCGCGAAGCAGGCTGCTTTGCGCCTGATTCAGGATCCCGAAGAGGGCTTCATTTTTGTCATCGAGGAACAAGCCACCGGGCAGATTGTAGGGGTCGCTGCCACCTCGGCCGTACAGGCCGTGAGAGCAGCCGGAGCGTACGGTGTGCTTCAGGAGCTATGGATTTCTCGCGACTTCCGAAGCTCTGACCACGGTCGGCATCTGCTCGAGGCGGTACATTCGGAGGCGAAGCGCCGAGGCTGGCAGATGATCGAGGTTGCGTTGCCCCCGGATGGCTATCCAGCTTTACAACGGGTACGCCGTTTCTACGAGGAGAGGGGATATCGGGTTGGAGGATTGCGCGCGCGCAAGAGGCTATGA
- a CDS encoding EAL domain-containing response regulator: MEHGQAELVGGKPVIFGQRKVRPRACVAVGKRHLRAFLRDVLEDMGFVISECGTADELPHVLGTDFPDLILLGIGSDRIEPGRLLEILVREGFAGGVLAFGARESIIMTAVQQVGGEYGLAMLPPLRTPFAAETLRDRVAMLLPREPAPRPAVHVGEALHAGWLELWYEPKFDACTLSRRGAEALVRMRHPTWGVVPPAYFIPEAHDPHFRELSQFVIDRAIKDWQYLLEQQTSIDLSINLPAAFLIDPQAVRDLCQRMPSHPAFGGLTIEIDSEEAIQNLDLLIEVAREVRFHNIGLAIDNVGANWPQLMGVEKFPFMKLKVDRQYVAGCGNGPLKRTVCRHIVDLAKEYSVRTVAAGVESHADLIAVTELGFDLAQGHLFGKAMPLKQFAQSSFSPVPLRPK, translated from the coding sequence ATGGAGCATGGGCAGGCCGAACTGGTCGGAGGGAAACCTGTAATCTTCGGACAGCGTAAGGTGCGGCCGCGAGCGTGCGTGGCCGTCGGCAAGCGGCATCTGCGCGCCTTTCTTCGGGATGTGCTGGAGGATATGGGGTTTGTTATCAGCGAATGCGGGACTGCTGACGAGCTGCCGCACGTACTCGGCACGGACTTCCCTGATCTGATCCTGCTCGGCATTGGCTCGGATCGCATCGAGCCTGGACGATTGCTCGAGATACTCGTACGCGAAGGATTTGCAGGCGGAGTGCTGGCGTTCGGCGCCCGCGAGTCGATCATCATGACGGCAGTGCAGCAGGTCGGGGGCGAATATGGACTTGCTATGCTGCCGCCGCTGAGGACGCCGTTTGCAGCCGAAACGCTGCGCGATCGGGTCGCCATGCTCTTGCCCAGAGAGCCGGCGCCCCGTCCCGCGGTCCATGTCGGAGAGGCCTTACACGCTGGCTGGCTTGAGCTCTGGTATGAGCCGAAGTTTGACGCGTGTACCCTCAGCCGCCGCGGCGCCGAGGCGCTTGTGCGAATGCGGCACCCGACCTGGGGCGTTGTTCCACCGGCCTATTTCATCCCGGAGGCTCACGATCCGCATTTTAGGGAGTTATCGCAGTTCGTGATCGACCGCGCGATCAAGGATTGGCAGTATCTTCTGGAGCAGCAAACTTCGATCGATCTCTCCATCAATCTCCCGGCAGCATTCCTGATTGACCCGCAAGCGGTACGCGATCTCTGTCAGCGCATGCCGTCGCACCCCGCTTTCGGCGGCTTGACGATTGAAATCGATAGCGAGGAAGCGATCCAGAACCTAGATCTCCTGATCGAGGTCGCGCGTGAGGTTCGCTTTCACAACATCGGCCTTGCAATCGACAATGTCGGCGCCAATTGGCCGCAGCTGATGGGGGTGGAAAAATTCCCGTTCATGAAATTAAAAGTGGACCGGCAGTACGTCGCCGGTTGCGGAAATGGGCCGCTGAAGCGAACGGTGTGCCGCCATATCGTCGATCTAGCCAAAGAGTACAGTGTGCGCACCGTCGCCGCAGGTGTGGAGAGCCACGCCGACCTGATCGCTGTGACCGAACTCGGCTTCGACCTTGCGCAGGGCCATCTGTTCGGAAAGGCCATGCCGCTGAAGCAATTTGCACAGTCATCTTTCAGCCCTGTTCCACTTCGTCCAAAATAG
- a CDS encoding 4Fe-4S binding protein — protein MAYKIVASQCTVCGACEFECPNAAISLKRDIYVVDAKKCTECEGHSDTPQCAVVCPVPDTCVPSKTA, from the coding sequence ATGGCTTACAAGATCGTCGCTTCGCAATGCACCGTTTGTGGGGCATGTGAGTTCGAGTGTCCCAACGCGGCGATCAGCCTCAAGCGCGACATTTACGTTGTCGATGCCAAAAAGTGTACGGAGTGCGAGGGCCATTCCGACACGCCGCAATGCGCGGTGGTCTGTCCGGTGCCTGACACCTGTGTCCCGTCTAAGACAGCATAA